One stretch of Clostridia bacterium DNA includes these proteins:
- a CDS encoding carbohydrate ABC transporter permease has product MSDDIIKTKGPITSRSILPRRKIGFTRIMLYILLCLLAVITFFPFYIMIINATHSTRDIVTQLNLIPGKSFFTNIVRAQRGADLINGFKNSLIVSISATLLGAYIGALTAYGFSKYRFKGNKMLFWVVIGSMMFPAQLGLIGYYQVCNSLGLINNYLALILPNAAQANLVFFVKLYMDSAIPDSIIESAKMDGCSEFAIFNKIVFPLSIPSVAAMSILNFITVWNNLIQASVVFTDKEMYTVPIIMQNVRGVYRNDLGAVYGVIALSVIPIMVVFAIGSKYIIEGMVAGSVKE; this is encoded by the coding sequence ATGTCTGATGATATTATAAAAACGAAAGGCCCTATAACATCGAGAAGTATATTACCTAGGAGAAAGATCGGTTTTACCAGAATTATGTTATATATTTTACTATGTTTGTTGGCAGTTATCACTTTTTTTCCTTTTTACATTATGATTATAAATGCTACTCATTCCACTAGAGATATTGTAACACAGCTCAATTTGATTCCTGGCAAATCATTTTTTACCAATATCGTGAGAGCCCAAAGGGGAGCAGATTTAATAAATGGCTTTAAAAACAGTTTGATTGTGTCTATATCTGCTACGTTGTTGGGAGCGTATATAGGAGCTCTGACAGCGTATGGATTTTCAAAATATCGTTTTAAGGGAAACAAAATGTTGTTCTGGGTGGTCATCGGGTCTATGATGTTTCCGGCCCAGCTGGGACTCATCGGTTATTATCAAGTTTGTAATTCATTAGGGTTGATCAATAATTATTTAGCATTGATCCTTCCCAATGCAGCCCAGGCTAATCTTGTTTTTTTTGTAAAACTGTACATGGATTCTGCCATACCGGATTCTATCATTGAGTCTGCCAAAATGGATGGATGCAGCGAATTTGCTATATTCAACAAGATTGTATTTCCTTTATCTATCCCTTCTGTTGCTGCAATGTCAATTCTAAATTTTATCACCGTTTGGAACAATCTAATTCAGGCTTCTGTAGTATTTACAGATAAAGAGATGTATACTGTTCCGATTATAATGCAGAATGTTAGAGGAGTATACAGAAACGATTTAGGAGCAGTATATGGGGTTATTGCCCTGTCAGTCATTCCAATAATGGTTGTTTTCGCAATTGGCTCAAAATATATTATAGAGGGAATGGTAGCAGGATCTGTAAAAGAGTAG
- a CDS encoding glycosyl transferase — translation MQYGYFDDQNREYVITTPEIPYPWINYLGTDEYFGLISHTGGGYSFYKDARLRRITRYRYNNIPTDGNGRYFYIKDGNDYYSPTWMPVKKDLDLFECRHGMGYTKIKGQRNCLQTEILYMVPLKDDIEIHKVILENQSEHQKTIQLFSFVEFCLWNAYDDMVDYQRTYNIGEVEVEDNTIYHKTGYRERRNHFAFYSVDQKICGFDTDRDSFLGLYNGLHEPQVVKQGISRNSIVHGWNPIASHSLEITLEPEEQKEIVFILGYVENYEQDKWDSEGVINKRKAKALVDMYTPEKVNECFEELRDYWTELLSKYTIKTEDQRLDRMVNIWNPYQCMVTFNMSRSASYFESGIGRGIGFRDSNQDILGFVHLIPDKARQRILDLAATQFEDGSAYHQYQPLTKRGNNEIGSGFNDDPLWLILSTITYIKETGDFDILDEQVPFDNNHDNKASLYMHLAKSFEYTINNLGPHNLPLIGRADWNDCLNLNNFSDNPDQSTQTSEIKEGKTAESIFIAGLFVYVGREFEKLCDQIGKYDYSQFIHKQVHEMIKNVEKYGYDEKWFLRAYDHYGKKVGSQTNQEGKIFIEPQGMCVMAEIGMNNGMAQKALDSVDRLLNTEYGLILQTPAYSKYYIELGEITSYPPGYKENAAIFCHSNTWVMIAETILGRGNKAFEYYKKIAPTYLEEISHIHRMEPYVYAQMVAGRDAASHGEAKNSWLTGTAAWNYEVITKWILGIKPDYNGLIIDPCIPNEWDDIQIKRIFRDAVYNISIKNPKRVCKGVDRIVVDGITQTDNLVKVFKDEKEHTIEVIMG, via the coding sequence ATGCAGTATGGATATTTCGATGATCAAAATAGAGAATATGTTATTACAACGCCGGAAATTCCTTATCCTTGGATAAATTATTTAGGAACCGATGAATACTTTGGATTGATATCTCATACAGGGGGAGGCTACAGTTTTTATAAAGATGCCAGGTTAAGGAGAATAACAAGATATCGTTATAATAATATTCCTACCGATGGTAATGGAAGATATTTTTATATTAAAGACGGAAATGATTATTATTCACCTACCTGGATGCCTGTTAAAAAAGATCTGGATCTGTTTGAATGCAGACATGGAATGGGCTATACCAAGATAAAGGGACAAAGAAACTGTCTTCAGACAGAGATTTTATATATGGTTCCATTAAAAGACGATATAGAGATCCACAAAGTAATATTGGAAAATCAATCAGAGCATCAAAAAACCATTCAGCTGTTCTCTTTTGTCGAATTTTGTTTATGGAATGCTTATGATGATATGGTGGATTATCAGAGGACATATAATATAGGGGAGGTAGAAGTCGAGGATAATACTATATATCATAAAACTGGCTATAGAGAAAGGAGAAACCATTTTGCTTTTTATAGTGTGGATCAAAAGATATGTGGGTTTGATACCGACCGAGATAGTTTTTTAGGTCTATATAACGGATTGCACGAGCCACAGGTTGTAAAACAGGGCATATCCAGAAATTCTATTGTCCATGGTTGGAATCCGATTGCCTCTCATAGTTTAGAGATCACTTTGGAGCCGGAAGAGCAAAAGGAAATTGTCTTTATATTGGGATATGTTGAGAATTATGAGCAAGATAAGTGGGATTCAGAAGGGGTGATAAACAAGCGAAAAGCCAAAGCCCTTGTAGACATGTATACACCCGAAAAAGTAAATGAATGTTTTGAAGAATTAAGGGATTACTGGACTGAATTATTATCAAAATATACTATAAAGACAGAGGACCAAAGATTAGATCGCATGGTAAACATCTGGAATCCCTATCAGTGCATGGTAACTTTTAATATGTCTCGAAGTGCATCGTATTTTGAATCAGGCATAGGAAGGGGAATAGGATTTAGGGATTCTAATCAGGATATTTTAGGGTTTGTGCATTTGATACCGGATAAAGCAAGACAGAGGATATTAGATCTTGCTGCCACTCAGTTTGAGGATGGCAGCGCCTACCATCAATATCAGCCGTTGACCAAGAGGGGGAATAATGAGATAGGTTCGGGATTTAACGATGATCCCTTGTGGTTGATCTTGTCTACTATCACTTATATAAAAGAAACAGGAGATTTTGATATATTGGATGAACAAGTGCCCTTTGATAATAATCATGACAACAAGGCCAGCCTCTACATGCACTTAGCAAAATCATTTGAATATACAATAAACAATTTAGGTCCTCATAATTTGCCCCTTATCGGTCGTGCAGATTGGAATGATTGTCTTAATTTGAATAATTTCTCAGACAATCCTGATCAATCCACTCAGACCAGTGAAATCAAAGAAGGTAAAACAGCGGAATCGATATTCATTGCCGGTTTGTTTGTGTATGTAGGCAGAGAATTTGAAAAGCTTTGCGATCAAATTGGCAAATACGATTACAGCCAATTCATCCATAAGCAAGTACATGAGATGATCAAAAATGTAGAAAAGTATGGATATGACGAAAAGTGGTTTTTGAGGGCTTATGATCATTATGGAAAAAAGGTAGGCAGCCAAACAAATCAGGAAGGGAAAATTTTCATCGAACCCCAAGGCATGTGCGTGATGGCGGAAATCGGCATGAATAATGGCATGGCTCAAAAGGCATTGGATTCTGTGGACAGATTATTAAATACAGAATATGGATTAATATTACAAACACCGGCTTATAGCAAATATTATATAGAGTTAGGTGAGATAACGTCGTATCCTCCGGGATATAAAGAGAATGCTGCTATTTTCTGCCATAGCAACACCTGGGTGATGATTGCCGAAACCATCTTGGGAAGAGGTAATAAGGCTTTTGAGTATTATAAAAAGATTGCTCCCACTTATTTAGAGGAGATAAGTCATATTCATAGGATGGAGCCTTATGTATATGCTCAGATGGTGGCCGGCAGGGATGCAGCAAGTCATGGGGAGGCTAAAAATTCATGGTTGACCGGCACTGCCGCATGGAATTATGAAGTCATAACAAAATGGATATTGGGTATCAAGCCGGATTATAACGGACTCATCATTGACCCTTGTATACCCAATGAATGGGATGATATACAGATAAAGCGAATTTTTAGAGATGCTGTATATAATATCAGCATTAAAAACCCCAAAAGGGTGTGTAAAGGAGTGGACAGGATTGTAGTGGATGGGATTACACAGACTGATAATTTAGTAAAAGTCTTTAAGGATGAAAAAGAACATACAATTGAAGTTATAATGGGATGA
- a CDS encoding GNAT family N-acetyltransferase — translation MNIVIKKAVQQDIPVIHQITQKAFKKYADDLGFPEKVSALDETYNSILEDMEKKTILIAYADKKPQGTIRYHIDRGNNCAYISRFGVNPECHNLGIGKALMLEVEKELKQQKIDYIALHTASKVTNLIRFYYGIGYYVHSTDNDKGYIRVLLRKDLREQTQYCSKSQAVL, via the coding sequence ATGAATATAGTTATTAAAAAAGCAGTCCAACAGGATATACCCGTGATTCATCAAATAACACAAAAAGCCTTTAAAAAATATGCCGATGATCTTGGGTTCCCTGAAAAAGTTTCTGCCCTGGATGAGACCTATAATTCTATATTAGAGGACATGGAGAAAAAAACTATATTGATAGCATATGCAGATAAAAAACCTCAAGGAACTATACGATATCATATCGATAGAGGCAATAATTGTGCTTATATAAGCCGTTTCGGAGTGAACCCCGAATGTCATAATTTAGGCATCGGAAAAGCACTTATGTTAGAAGTAGAAAAAGAATTGAAGCAACAAAAAATTGATTATATTGCCTTGCACACAGCATCAAAAGTTACAAACCTGATAAGATTCTACTATGGCATTGGATACTATGTTCATTCCACCGACAATGATAAAGGATATATAAGAGTTTTGCTGCGAAAGGATTTAAGGGAACAAACTCAATACTGTTCAAAATCCCAGGCTGTATTATAA
- the argF gene encoding ornithine carbamoyltransferase, whose product MLDLLNYNAKTPFIHKHLLTLKDYSKQDIYYILSIALKLKQMKKINTPHQYLKDKTLGMIFQKSSTRTRVSFEVGIYQLGGTALFLSDRDIQLGRGETIEDTAKVLSRYLDGIMIRTYKQTDVEALAEYGTIPIINGLTDQFHPCQILADLMTIYEYKNTLNDLKLSYIGDGNNIANSLLIACSKLGIDIAIACPKAYKPSDEMMEYCRNHAVKNSSKILITEKPEYAIANADVVYTDVWASMGQEADYNRRINDFKGYTIGAKLFSLAKKDAIFLHCLPAHRGEEVTSDVIDGPQSVVFDQAENRLHAQKAVMTLLMSDTFKNKEVKI is encoded by the coding sequence ATGCTGGATTTATTAAACTATAACGCAAAAACACCTTTTATCCATAAACACCTGTTAACATTAAAGGATTACAGTAAACAGGACATATACTACATTTTAAGCATTGCACTAAAGCTTAAACAAATGAAAAAGATAAATACCCCACACCAATACCTGAAAGATAAAACTCTAGGAATGATATTCCAAAAATCTTCTACCAGAACTAGGGTTTCCTTTGAAGTAGGTATATATCAATTGGGGGGGACCGCACTATTTTTAAGCGACAGGGATATACAATTAGGTAGAGGGGAAACAATAGAAGATACTGCAAAAGTACTATCCCGTTATCTGGATGGAATAATGATAAGGACTTATAAACAAACAGATGTGGAGGCATTGGCTGAATACGGCACTATCCCAATAATAAACGGTCTTACAGATCAGTTTCATCCTTGCCAAATACTGGCTGACTTGATGACTATATATGAATATAAAAATACTTTGAACGATTTGAAACTCTCATATATTGGCGACGGCAATAATATTGCAAATTCACTCCTGATCGCTTGCTCTAAACTGGGAATTGATATTGCGATTGCTTGTCCGAAAGCGTACAAACCCTCTGATGAGATGATGGAATATTGCAGAAATCATGCAGTCAAAAATTCAAGCAAAATACTGATAACGGAGAAACCGGAATATGCCATTGCAAATGCAGATGTGGTATATACCGATGTATGGGCCAGCATGGGACAGGAAGCGGATTATAATAGGAGAATAAATGATTTTAAAGGATACACTATCGGTGCAAAACTATTTTCCTTGGCAAAAAAAGATGCAATATTTCTCCATTGTCTGCCGGCGCATAGAGGAGAAGAAGTGACTTCAGATGTAATAGATGGACCACAATCCGTTGTGTTTGACCAAGCTGAAAACAGGCTTCATGCCCAAAAAGCCGTGATGACTCTCCTGATGTCAGACACATTCAAAAATAAGGAGGTTAAGATATGA
- the carB gene encoding carbamoyl-phosphate synthase large subunit yields the protein MPKRLDIKKVLVIGSGPIIIGQAAEFDYSGTQACKALREEGIEVILINSNPATIMTDTDMADRVYIEPINLDIVIKILKKERPDGILPTLGGQTGLNMALQLAENGILDELNIELLGTSLESIKHAEDREMFKDTMESIGEKVAESAIVTNLEDAASFASDVGFPIIVRPAYTLGGTGGGIAHDMEEFNNIVARGLKNSIINQVLLDRSVAGWKEIEYEVIRDSADNCIVVCNMENLDPVGIHTGDSIVVAPSQTLSDYEYQMLRTASFKIIKALKIQGGCNVQFALDPNSFDYVVIEVNPRVSRSSALASKATGYPIARVATKIAIGLTLDEIKNSVTGNTNACFEPALDYVVTKVPRWPFDKFNNADRNLGTQMKATGEVMAIGRTFEESLLKAIDSLDIKLNYHLGMKEISTWSDGKILECLKNPNDERIFTISEALLRGYTTKEIWELTCIDKFFINKLKNIVDYIVKLKNLGINELSNELLQECKRLGFGDSYIAELLGTCEKSIKDLRKKYGIDPIYKMVDTCAGEFEACTPYYYSTYEQKDDARCSDKPKVLVLGSGPIRIGQGIEFDYCSVHSVKALREEGIESIIINSNPETVSTDFDTSDKLYFEPLTKECVMDVIEKEKPMGIIVQFGGQTSINLAQPLSEEGVNILGTSVQNINKAEDRDEFLKLLENLNIPSPQGKTIFSVDQAVESANKIGYPLLLRPSYVLGGRAMEIVYNDRELVEYLKLAVEISGKHPVLMDKYILGSEVEIDGISDGNTVVIAGIMEHIERAGVHSGDSIAVYPTQSVDKNVKSKIVSFAIEIAKALQIKGLFNIQFVIDKNSDVYVLEVNPRASRTVPILSKVTGVPIVDIATKVMLGKKLETLGYTTGLMPESDLITVKAPVFSFSKLSFVDTFLGPEMKSTGEVMGTDTTFPKALYKALIASGIDIPNRGSILFSVADRNKQECLEMASIFKKHDFNICATEKTYEYFKNQNIDCLEIEKSEVIKKIMNNEINFIINTPTRGKIIDRKGFGIRQKAMEFNIPCITSIDTAKAVANLLESKELDSGLSIIPLDQIGGK from the coding sequence ATGCCAAAACGTTTAGATATAAAAAAAGTTTTAGTCATAGGCTCAGGGCCCATAATAATAGGTCAGGCAGCAGAATTCGATTATTCCGGCACACAAGCCTGCAAGGCTTTAAGGGAAGAAGGCATAGAGGTTATATTGATAAACAGCAATCCCGCAACAATAATGACAGATACTGATATGGCAGACAGAGTATATATCGAACCTATTAATTTGGATATAGTAATCAAAATACTAAAAAAAGAAAGGCCTGATGGTATACTGCCTACTCTCGGTGGCCAGACCGGTCTAAATATGGCACTTCAACTTGCGGAAAACGGGATTTTAGATGAGCTGAATATAGAACTGCTAGGAACTTCCCTGGAATCCATCAAACACGCTGAAGACAGGGAAATGTTTAAAGATACCATGGAATCTATAGGGGAAAAAGTAGCTGAAAGCGCCATAGTCACCAATCTTGAAGATGCAGCATCATTTGCCTCTGATGTAGGTTTTCCCATTATTGTAAGACCTGCATATACATTGGGTGGTACCGGTGGAGGAATAGCTCACGATATGGAAGAGTTTAATAATATAGTGGCCAGAGGTTTGAAAAACAGCATAATAAATCAGGTGCTTTTGGATAGAAGTGTAGCAGGTTGGAAGGAAATAGAGTATGAAGTGATAAGAGACTCAGCGGATAATTGTATTGTAGTATGCAACATGGAGAATCTGGACCCTGTGGGAATTCATACCGGAGACAGTATAGTGGTTGCACCTAGTCAAACGCTTTCAGATTATGAATATCAAATGCTGCGCACTGCATCATTCAAAATAATCAAGGCACTTAAAATCCAAGGAGGCTGTAACGTACAGTTTGCACTGGATCCAAACAGTTTCGATTATGTAGTCATAGAGGTAAACCCCAGGGTGAGCCGTTCCAGTGCACTGGCATCAAAAGCTACGGGTTACCCCATAGCTAGAGTTGCAACAAAGATTGCCATAGGCCTTACCCTTGATGAGATAAAAAATTCTGTTACCGGAAATACTAATGCATGTTTTGAGCCTGCTCTGGACTATGTTGTAACCAAGGTGCCCCGGTGGCCCTTTGATAAGTTTAACAATGCTGATAGAAATCTTGGAACGCAAATGAAGGCCACTGGAGAAGTGATGGCGATTGGAAGAACATTTGAAGAATCATTGCTCAAAGCCATAGATTCATTGGATATAAAACTTAACTATCATTTAGGGATGAAGGAAATATCCACTTGGTCTGATGGAAAAATACTAGAATGCCTTAAAAATCCTAACGATGAAAGAATATTTACTATATCAGAAGCATTGTTGAGGGGCTATACAACTAAAGAAATATGGGAGCTCACCTGTATAGATAAATTTTTTATAAATAAACTGAAAAATATTGTGGATTACATCGTAAAACTTAAAAATTTGGGTATAAATGAGCTATCTAATGAACTTTTACAAGAATGCAAAAGACTAGGATTTGGGGACAGTTACATAGCCGAACTGTTGGGCACCTGTGAAAAATCCATAAAAGATTTGAGAAAAAAATACGGCATAGATCCCATCTATAAAATGGTAGATACATGCGCTGGGGAATTTGAAGCTTGTACACCTTATTATTACTCAACCTATGAACAAAAAGATGATGCTAGATGTTCTGATAAGCCTAAAGTATTAGTACTAGGATCAGGCCCTATCAGGATCGGTCAGGGGATAGAGTTTGACTACTGCAGTGTACATTCAGTAAAAGCCCTGAGAGAAGAAGGAATAGAATCCATCATTATCAACAGCAATCCTGAAACTGTAAGCACAGATTTTGATACCTCAGACAAACTGTATTTCGAACCCTTGACCAAAGAATGTGTCATGGATGTGATTGAAAAGGAAAAACCCATGGGTATAATAGTTCAATTCGGGGGTCAGACATCTATAAACTTAGCACAACCTCTTTCAGAGGAAGGAGTAAACATCCTGGGAACAAGTGTTCAAAACATAAATAAAGCGGAAGATAGAGACGAATTTTTAAAACTACTTGAAAATTTAAACATCCCATCCCCTCAAGGTAAAACAATATTTTCCGTAGATCAAGCTGTAGAATCAGCCAACAAGATCGGTTATCCTCTTTTGTTGAGGCCTTCCTATGTATTGGGAGGAAGAGCAATGGAAATTGTATACAATGATCGGGAATTGGTAGAATACCTTAAACTAGCAGTTGAAATATCCGGCAAACATCCCGTCCTGATGGATAAATATATCTTAGGTAGCGAAGTAGAAATAGATGGGATATCAGATGGGAATACAGTAGTAATCGCAGGTATTATGGAGCATATAGAAAGGGCGGGGGTACATTCAGGGGATAGTATCGCTGTATATCCTACTCAAAGTGTAGACAAAAACGTAAAATCCAAGATAGTAAGTTTTGCTATAGAGATTGCAAAGGCGCTCCAAATAAAAGGTTTGTTTAATATCCAATTCGTCATAGATAAAAATAGCGATGTGTACGTGTTAGAAGTAAACCCGAGAGCCAGCAGAACTGTACCTATATTGAGTAAAGTGACAGGAGTACCGATAGTGGATATCGCCACAAAGGTAATGTTAGGCAAAAAACTCGAAACCCTTGGATATACAACCGGACTCATGCCGGAATCTGATTTAATTACTGTTAAAGCTCCTGTATTTTCCTTTTCAAAGCTATCCTTTGTGGATACCTTTTTAGGGCCTGAAATGAAGTCCACCGGTGAAGTGATGGGAACTGATACTACCTTTCCCAAGGCACTATACAAGGCTTTAATAGCGTCAGGCATAGATATACCAAACAGAGGAAGTATATTGTTCTCGGTAGCGGATAGAAATAAACAAGAATGCCTAGAGATGGCCAGTATATTTAAAAAACATGATTTTAACATATGTGCAACCGAAAAGACATATGAATACTTTAAAAATCAAAATATAGATTGTCTGGAAATAGAAAAATCAGAAGTAATTAAAAAAATAATGAACAATGAAATAAATTTCATTATAAATACACCTACCAGAGGAAAGATAATAGACAGAAAAGGTTTCGGCATAAGGCAAAAGGCCATGGAATTCAATATACCCTGTATCACATCGATAGATACCGCAAAAGCAGTGGCCAATTTATTGGAATCAAAAGAATTAGACTCTGGCTTGTCAATAATACCGCTAGATCAGATTGGAGGAAAATAA
- the carA gene encoding glutamine-hydrolyzing carbamoyl-phosphate synthase small subunit, producing the protein MKGLLVLADGTYYKGECFGKPGETTGELIFNTCMTGYQEILTDPSYKGQIVTMTYPLIGNYGINSYDCESDKTHLEGLVVREYCKQPSNYRSIMDIEQFFTENNLLGISGVDTRAITQHIRKNGSMGAVISTCSTDIGTLADKAKAYSLKGKDLASQVTTKKIIHKKNTGPKVAVLDLGIKNSIVKTLYERNCHLYILPAQTPAQQIVEFDADGLLISNGPGEPEGLRYAVDTISNLIGKISIMGIGLGHQLIALALKGKIHKLKFGHHGTNYPVKNIKTGKIHITCQSHNYAVDFDDQTDIEITHINVNDNTIEGFKHKKYPIISLQYHPKVIADFESSHCIFDEFIDMMKN; encoded by the coding sequence ATGAAAGGACTACTTGTTCTAGCCGATGGCACGTATTACAAGGGTGAGTGCTTCGGGAAACCCGGTGAAACAACGGGAGAGTTGATATTTAATACCTGTATGACAGGTTATCAGGAAATTTTGACAGATCCTTCATACAAGGGACAAATCGTCACTATGACATATCCATTGATAGGGAACTATGGAATAAACAGTTATGACTGCGAATCAGATAAAACCCACCTGGAAGGCCTGGTAGTGAGAGAATATTGTAAGCAACCCAGCAACTATAGATCAATTATGGATATAGAACAATTTTTCACAGAAAACAATCTTTTAGGCATAAGTGGTGTAGATACTAGAGCTATAACCCAGCACATAAGAAAAAATGGGAGTATGGGAGCTGTCATTTCCACCTGCTCAACCGATATAGGCACCCTAGCTGACAAAGCGAAAGCTTATTCATTGAAGGGCAAAGACCTGGCAAGCCAGGTCACCACAAAAAAAATAATACATAAGAAAAATACCGGTCCAAAGGTAGCTGTGCTGGATTTAGGTATAAAAAACAGCATAGTTAAAACCTTGTATGAAAGAAATTGCCACCTCTATATTCTGCCTGCACAAACCCCTGCTCAACAAATAGTAGAGTTTGATGCTGACGGATTACTAATTTCTAACGGACCAGGTGAGCCTGAAGGGCTGCGCTATGCAGTAGATACCATATCGAATCTGATTGGAAAGATATCTATTATGGGCATTGGTTTAGGACATCAATTAATTGCACTGGCTTTGAAAGGAAAAATACATAAATTAAAATTTGGTCACCACGGAACAAATTATCCGGTAAAAAATATCAAAACCGGTAAAATACATATCACTTGTCAAAGCCATAACTACGCTGTAGATTTTGACGATCAAACTGATATAGAAATAACCCATATAAATGTAAACGACAACACTATTGAAGGTTTCAAGCATAAAAAATATCCCATAATAAGTCTGCAATATCATCCTAAAGTTATTGCAGATTTTGAGAGTTCACACTGTATTTTTGATGAATTTATAGACATGATGAAAAACTGA
- a CDS encoding aspartate aminotransferase family protein, with protein sequence MDTKQIINIDKQYHMNTYGERIPIVFDYGNGCILYDKQGKQYIDFLAGIAVNTLGYNHPALVKAIKEQAEKVIHCSNLFYIEAQAKLEKMLLDKCFADRIFFTNSGAEANEGAIKLAKKYFKDKGLDKHHVITAANSFHGRTLATLAATGQEKYHNPFIPLPTGFISVNFNDVQAIENSITEKTCAVMLELIQGEGGIITADYDYIQKVRKICDKYDLLLIFDEVQTGIGRTGKLFAYQHYDVQPDIITMAKALGGGVPIGAFAATREIASAFKPGDHGSTFGGNPLVCSAAAAVLETIYKDNLLERCSENGKIFKQKLIELKNKYHFIKSIRGKGLMLGLELDKAIDGKDIVNNCVEKGFIINCAGNNTLRFVPPLIIELDHIQKLIEVLDDIFQTI encoded by the coding sequence ATGGACACTAAACAAATAATTAATATAGACAAACAATATCATATGAATACTTATGGAGAGAGAATACCCATAGTTTTTGACTATGGAAACGGATGTATACTTTATGATAAACAAGGAAAACAATATATTGATTTCCTAGCAGGCATTGCTGTCAACACCCTAGGTTATAACCACCCCGCCTTGGTAAAAGCGATAAAAGAACAAGCTGAAAAAGTCATCCATTGTTCAAATTTGTTTTATATAGAAGCACAAGCAAAATTAGAAAAAATGCTGTTAGATAAATGTTTTGCCGATAGAATATTCTTCACCAACAGCGGTGCCGAGGCAAATGAAGGAGCAATAAAGCTTGCTAAAAAATACTTTAAAGACAAAGGTCTGGATAAACATCATGTGATAACAGCCGCCAATTCCTTTCACGGGAGAACTTTGGCAACATTAGCCGCTACAGGACAAGAAAAATATCACAACCCCTTTATTCCTCTCCCTACCGGTTTTATCAGCGTTAACTTCAACGATGTGCAAGCGATAGAAAACTCAATAACCGAAAAAACATGCGCTGTAATGCTGGAACTGATACAAGGAGAAGGAGGAATAATAACTGCAGATTATGACTATATTCAAAAAGTAAGAAAGATATGTGACAAGTACGATTTGCTTCTTATATTTGATGAAGTCCAGACCGGAATAGGCAGGACAGGAAAACTTTTTGCATACCAGCACTATGATGTACAACCAGACATAATAACAATGGCAAAAGCTCTAGGAGGTGGTGTTCCCATAGGTGCATTTGCTGCAACACGGGAGATAGCTTCAGCATTCAAACCCGGAGACCATGGTTCAACCTTCGGAGGAAACCCTCTTGTATGTTCTGCCGCAGCAGCTGTTTTAGAAACCATATACAAAGATAACCTCCTAGAACGCTGTAGCGAAAACGGGAAAATATTTAAACAAAAATTGATAGAACTTAAAAATAAATACCATTTTATCAAAAGCATAAGGGGAAAAGGCCTTATGTTGGGATTAGAGCTGGATAAAGCTATCGATGGAAAAGATATAGTAAATAATTGTGTTGAAAAAGGATTTATAATCAATTGTGCAGGAAATAATACATTAAGATTTGTACCTCCGTTGATAATAGAATTAGACCATATACAAAAATTGATAGAAGTATTAGACGATATATTCCAAACAATATGA